One window from the genome of Pempheris klunzingeri isolate RE-2024b chromosome 7, fPemKlu1.hap1, whole genome shotgun sequence encodes:
- the LOC139204136 gene encoding uncharacterized protein: protein MKPSVTALLCLSLVLVHINFTMAKKKGGFSSKLNVFKKTPKQDKKPTQFNQGGYPQQPSRPGSYPNQGGYPNQGSYPNQGGYPQQPGRPGSYPNQGGYPNQGGYPQQPGRPGSYPNQGGYPNQGGYPNQGGYPNQGGYPNQGGYPQQPGRPGGYPNQGGYPNQGGYPNQGGYPNQGGYPNQGGYPQQPGRPGGYPNQGGYPQHPGYSPGGYPAGGYPAQGGGYGSYGGHGSYGGYPGGYMNHNPNNKILSPHYGGSFGYGGHSVGGGSPFSHSVQSMGLFPSDKSRGFGRSAVMAAAGGAVAGMALGYGLGRFPRPQFQFHNPQEEYYYNHYMYKKYGTQSTDTNDYSRDYKYSEIPQAYDSYMDSCMKRTDLLPAEKPKLNNKPAATTTTTTTTTTTTTSVTTTSTAVPDIVIGSNATETNNTAARNSSTSAPSTPRPLNQSEANSVPPASQVLTKTATDDDDDDDTVSIVEIGYPALIQQLKVKRCVELYMVYSEKYLKKKKKTEPEVTGGVQGLEAGVPGLLAVVSSTILMLLNSNMLMLLH, encoded by the coding sequence ATGAAGCCGTCTGTAACAGCTCTGTTGTGTCTGTCCCTTGTTTTGGTTCATATTAATTTTACAATggcaaagaaaaaaggagggtTTAGTTCaaaattaaatgtctttaaGAAGACCCCCAAACAGGATAAGAAACCCACACAATTCAACCAAGGAGGTTACCCTCAGCAACCAAGCAGACCAGGGAGTTACCCTAATCAAGGAGGTTACCCTAATCAAGGTAGTTACCCTAATCAAGGAGGTTACCCTCAGCAACCAGGCAGACCAGGGAGTTACCCTAACCAAGGAGGTTACCCTAATCAAGGAGGTTACCCTCAGCAACCAGGCAGACCAGGGAGTTACCCTAATCAAGGAGGTTACCCTAATCAAGGAGGTTACCCTAATCAAGGAGGTTACCCTAACCAAGGTGGTTACCCTAATCAAGGAGGTTACCCTCAGCAACCAGGCAGACCAGGGGGTTACCCTAACCAAGGAGGTTACCCTAACCAAGGAGGTTACCCTAACCAAGGAGGTTACCCTAACCAAGGAGGTTACCCTAATCAAGGAGGCTACCCTCAGCAACCAGGCAGACCAGGGGGTTACCCTAACCAAGGAGGTTACCCCCAGCACCCAGGATACTCACCTGGGGGCTATCCAGCTGGAGGTTACCCAGCACAGGGTGGAGGTTATGGAAGTTATGGTGGTCACGGCAGTTATGGAGGCTATCCTGGTGGATACATGAATCACAACCCAAACAACAAAATCCTGAGCCCTCACTATGGTGGCAGCTTTGGATACGGGGGCCACAGTGTTGGGGGAGGATCTCCCTTTTCCCATTCAGTTCAGTCAATGGGTTTGTTTCCCTCTGATAAGTCCAGAGGGTTTGGACGCAGTGCGGTAATGGCAGCAGCTGGAGGGGCCGTGGCAGGAATGGCCCTGGGCTACGGGTTAGGAAGGTTCCCTCGTCCTCAATTCCAGTTCCACAACCCCCAGGAGGAGTATTACTACAATCACTACATGTACAAGAAATATGGTACCCAGTCTACTGATACCAATGACTACAGCAGAGACTACAAGTACAGTGAAATCCCTCAAGCCTATGATAGCTACATGGACTCCTGCATGAAGAGAACAGACCTTCTGCCTGCGGAGAAGccaaaattaaacaacaaacCAGCTGCCActaccacaacaacaacaacaacaaccaccacAACGACTTCTGTGACTACTACTTCGACTGCTGTCCCAGACATTGTTATTGGCAGCAACGCAACAGAGACCAACAACACTGCGGCACGTAACTCCTCGACCTCTGCCCCTTCAACTCCCCGCCCTCTAAATCAGTCTGAAGCCAATTCTGTCCCTCCAGCTTCACAGGTTCTCACAAAAACtgctactgatgatgatgatgatgatgatacagtCAGCATTGTGGAGATAGGCTACCCGGCACTGATCCAACAGCTGAAGGTCAAGAGATGTGTTGAGTTGTACATGGTTTACTCTGAAAAATacttgaagaagaagaagaagacagaacCTGAAGTCACTGGTGGGGTGCAGGGACTGGAGGCAGGCGTGCCAGGGCTTTTAGCTGTTGTCAGCAGTACTATACTGATGCTACTGAAtagcaacatgctaatgctgctgCACTGA
- the letm2 gene encoding LETM1 domain-containing protein LETM2, mitochondrial, whose amino-acid sequence MAVFSHQVLLAVTRSRGSYLLSKRHSCSSLSSKAYLHIDPPHHVSSSLALRHSRYGYPHCYRGHAPCRGHNSALLARSLHSSGVWLQDIKQEDTKASPAAAQEASPGAKKDSVAAAPQPPSAPAATFTTAAAVPPVQERAVLRKPLYQRVVDELKHYYNGFRLLGIDIKIAGRMVRRLLHGQLLTRRERRRLMRTCADLFRLVPFMVFIIVPFMEFLLPVFLKLFPEMLPSTFETESKKEEKQKKGLAAKLELAKFLQETIAEMARRNKAKAQTEDETQRFSTYVQKVRGTGEQPTTKDIVRFSKLFEDELTLEHLERPQLVALCKLLELQPIGTNNLLRFQLMMQLRTIKADDEMIAAEGVPAMSVSELQAACRSRGMRSLGLTTDQLRLQMQQWLDLHLKENVPPSLLLLSRAMYLTDLKPKPPVIPPVPKLEKATPPPVENAGANTTSVSTDMLADPALIIKDRPIEEMRDKAPVVSDKTLTPAEVLQAKAATEVSQKSKMTANGV is encoded by the exons ATGGCCGTCTTCAGTCACCAGGTGCTCCTTGCAGTCACAAGATCAAG GGGCTCTTATTTGTTATCCAAGAGGCACAGCTGCTCCTCTCTATCCTCCAAAGCCTATCTCCACATAGACCCTCCCCACCACGTCTCGTCCTCGCTCGCACTCAGGCACTCCCGCTATGGCTACCCTCACTGTTACCGAGGCCACGCCCCCTGCCGTGGCCACAACTCCGCCCTGCTCGCCCGCTCTCTACACAGCTCAGGTGTTTGGCTCCAGGACATAAAGCAGGAGGACACTAAGGCCTCACCAGCTGCTGCCCAGGAAGCTTCTCCAGGAGCTAAAAAGGACTCTGTGGCCGCTGCACCGCAGCCTCCGTCGGCCCCGGCTGCGACGTTCACCACAGCGGCCGCCGTCCCTCCAGTGCAGGAGAGGGCAGTCTTGAGAAAGCCTCTGTATCAGAGGGTTGTGGATGAGCTGAAGCATTACTACAATGGCTTCCGGTTACTTGGCATCGACATCAAGATTGCTGGCAGGATGGTGCGGAGGCTGCTGCATGGACAATTGCTCACacgcagagagaggaggagg CTGATGAGGACCTGCGCTGACCTGTTCCGTCTGGTGCCCTTCATGGTGTTTATCATCGTTCCTTTCATGGAGTTCCTTCTTCCAGTCTTCCTCAAACTCTTCCCAGAGATGTTGCCCTCCACCTTCGAGACAGAGTCCAAAAAG gaggagaagcagaagaaggGTCTGGCAGCCAAGTTGGAGCTGGCCAAGTTTCTCCAAGAGACCATTGCTGAAATGGCTCGAAGGAATAAAGCAAAAGCTCAGACAGAAGACGAGACACAACGCTTCTCCACATACGTTCAGAAG GTTCGGGGCACAGGTGAGCAGCCCACTACGAAGGACATCGTCCGGTTTTCAAAGCTGTTTGAGGACGAGCTGACGCTGGAGCACCTGGAGCGCCCCCAGCTGGTGGCTCTGTGTAAACTGTTGGAGCTGCAGCCCATCGGCACAAACAACTTGCTGCGTTTTCAGCTGATGATGCAACTCAGAACAATCAAGGCAGACGATGAG ATGATTGCAGCAGAGGGCGTACCAGCCATGAGTGtgtcagagctgcaggcagCGTGTCGTAGTCGAGGAATGAGGTCTCTGGGTCTCACCACTGACCAGCTACGTCTGCAGATGCAGCAG TGGCTGGACCTGCACCTGAAGGAGAACGTTCCTCcatcgctgctgctgctctccagagCCATGTATCTGACTGACCTCAAACCCAAACCTCCAGTCATCCCGCCTGTTCCCAAACTAGAG aaagctactcctcctccagtggagaacGCAGGAGCAAACACAACCTCAGTCAGTACTGACATGTTGGCGGACCCTGCTCTCATCATCAAAGACAGACCG ATAGAGGAGATGAGAGACAAGGCTCCTGTGGTGTCGGACAAAACTCTGACTCCTGCTGAAGTCCTTCAG GCTAAAGCAGCCACGGAGGTGTCCCAGAAGAGCAAGATGACTGCCAACGGCGTgtaa